The proteins below are encoded in one region of Candidatus Schekmanbacteria bacterium:
- a CDS encoding lipoprotein-releasing system transmembrane subunit LolC: CYVLKNYPFIKIDFTIYYMKTLPIVINPLIFFMVTLYAIAVCIFFSVFPSWQASKQNPVEILRYE, from the coding sequence ATGCTATGTTTTAAAGAATTATCCCTTCATAAAAATTGATTTCACAATCTATTATATGAAGACATTGCCTATAGTCATAAATCCTCTTATATTTTTTATGGTAACTCTCTATGCAATAGCTGTGTGCATATTTTTTTCTGTTTTCCCTTCATGGCAGGCATCAAAACAAAATCCAGTTGAAATTTTGAGATATGAATAA